Sequence from the Aminivibrio sp. genome:
TCGTCGATCTCGATCTTCGAATCGAGGGCCACGAGGCCCGAGTCTGTGACCACCAGGGGGTTGATCTCCACCAGGACCGCATTCTTTTCCCGGAAGAGGTTCCAGACCTTCCGGGCGAAAGCGGCGAACTCCTTTTCGTTCCCATAGCCGAGGAAGTCGGCCATGGCGCGCAGCTTGTAGTCGGTGAGCCCCCACAGCGGGTCCACGGGGAGCTTGAGAATCTTTTCCGGCGTGTGTTCCGCCACCGACTCGATATCCATTCCTCCGGAGGAGCTGACCATGAACAGGGGCGTTCCGGACTCGCCGTCGAAGGTGACGGCGAGGTAGTATTCCGCCCGGATGTTCATCTTCTCCTCCACGAGAAGTGCCCGGACCGGCTCTCCCTTCAGTTCCATGGAGAGAATGGTGTCGGCTGCCTTTTCGGCTTCCTCCAGCGTGGAGACGAGCAGAACGCCTCCCGCCTTTCCCCGCCCTCCGGAGAGGACCTGGGCCTTCACGGCAGAGGGGGCGAAGATCCCCGACCGGTCCGCGGCCGTGAGCACGGCACCCCTGGGTACCGGGATGCCCGCTTCGCGGAACAGCGCCTTTCCCTGGAATTCGTAGAGCTTCATGCTCCCGTATCCTCTTGCGCCATGCGGATTCCTTCTTCGAAGGCGGTGGTGTTCATCTCCACGAACTTTTTCTTCACGGACTCCTGGATGGCCGCCAGAAGGTTCTCCCTGGAGACGAGCTTCGTCTTCTCCTGGATGAAACCGAGCATCACCATGTTGCCGGCCATCTTGCTGCCGAGGCGGATGGCCGTCTCGGTGGCGGGAACCTTCCACACGGTGATCGAGGGATCCACTTCGCCGAGGTCCGGCACGAGACCGCTGTCCACGAAGAGGATGCCGCCCTTCTTCAGTTCATGCTTGTGGTTCTCGTAGGCCGCCTGGGACATGGCGACGAGAATGTCGTTCCGTTCGTTGGTGGGGGTACCGATGGGATTCTTCGACAGAACCACCTCGGACCGGCACTGGCCGCCCCGGGCCTCGGACCCGTAGGACTGGGACTGGGCGGCATAGATGCCTTCCCTGGTTACCGCAGCCTCGCCGAGAATAACGGAGGAAAGGATGATTCCCTGGCCTCCGAAGCCGCAGAACTGGATGCTTGTCTGTTTCGTATTCATGCCTACGCCTCCTTCCCGCCGCATCCGCAGCACGAGGGCGCATATACGGTGCTGCCCCGGAAGACCGGTTTCTCGATGTTCACGAATTCTCCCAGCAGATACTTTCCGGCCGTTTCCTCGGGGGGAAGTTTTTCGGCCGCAGAGGCCGCAATCGAGCGGTTCTTGATCCACTCCACCAGGCCTTTGGGGCTGCCGCTTCCGAGGGCGTACCGGCCGAAATGGGTGGGACACTGAGACAAAATCTCCACCACGGAGAATCCCTTGTGATTCAGGGCATTCTTGATGAACGTCGTCATCTGGGCGGGATTGGAGGTCAGGGTCCTGGCCACGTAGGTCGCCCCCGCGGTGGCTGCCAGCCTGCACAAGTCGAAGGGGGGTTCGCTGCTTCCGTAGGGGGTGGTCATGGTGACCGAGCCGTCCGGGGTCATGGGCGCCACCTGGCCGCCCGTCATGGCGAAGTTGAAGTTGTTCACCACCACGAAGGTCACGTCAAGATTCCTCCGGGCAGCGTGAATGAAGTGGTTCCCCCCGATGGACAGGGCGTCGCCGTCTCCGGCAAAGACCACCACCTTGGTGTCCGGCTTGTGGAGTTTGATTCCCGTTGCCCAGGCAAGGGTCCTGCCGTGAACGCCGTGGAGGCAGTCCATGTTGATGTAAACGGGGATCCGGGCGGTGCAGCCCACGCCCCCGATGCCCACCATGGCGCCAAGATCGAGGCCGAGAGATTCCACGGCCCGGAGGAAGGCGCTCACGACCTGGCCGCAGCCGCAGCCGGGGCAGAAGAAATGGGGCAGCTTGTCCTGCCTCATGTATTTCAGCAGGGGATTGCCGTGTGTGTGCAGTTCGGGAGCGCTCATGCCCGCACCTCCTCAATGACGGAAAGAATCTCGTCCGGAGTGTGGGGCGTCCCGAGGTTCTTCGTCGCCCTGGCGGTACGGCACTTGCCGCACACCGCCCGCTCGATCTCTCCGGCATACTTGCCCATGTTCATCTCCACGGTGACCACGGCCCCCACGGTGGAAGCCAGGTCCCGGATCGCCTCCTCGGGGAAGGGCCACGGTGCGTCGAGCTTCATCACACCCGCCTTTATTCCTTTTTCCCGGGCCATTTCCATGGCGTCTATGGCGGGGCGCACCTCGCTGCCGAAAGCCACAAGGGCGATATTCGCATCGTCGAGGCCGAACCGCTGGATCGTGGAAATCTTTGTGCGGTTCTCCCGGACCTTGCCCGTGATCCTCCTGTAAAGACGTTCGAAGGCGTGGGGCTCCCACTCGATGTCTCCCCGCTCGTCGTGAGGGTTGATGGAGTGGATCACCCGGTAGCCCGTGCCGAGCTCGGCAAATTCGGGAACGCCGTACTCCGTATCGGCATGGAAGGGAAGGTAGTCCGCAGGGGACTTGGCGGTCCGCTTCCGGTTCACCACTGGAACAGCGGAAGCCTCGGGGATCTCGAGCCGCTCCCTCATGAGGGCGAGGGACATCTCGGAAATTACGACCACGGGCGTACGGTATTCTTCGGCGAGATTGAATGCCCGGACGG
This genomic interval carries:
- a CDS encoding thiamine pyrophosphate-dependent enzyme, with the translated sequence MSAPELHTHGNPLLKYMRQDKLPHFFCPGCGCGQVVSAFLRAVESLGLDLGAMVGIGGVGCTARIPVYINMDCLHGVHGRTLAWATGIKLHKPDTKVVVFAGDGDALSIGGNHFIHAARRNLDVTFVVVNNFNFAMTGGQVAPMTPDGSVTMTTPYGSSEPPFDLCRLAATAGATYVARTLTSNPAQMTTFIKNALNHKGFSVVEILSQCPTHFGRYALGSGSPKGLVEWIKNRSIAASAAEKLPPEETAGKYLLGEFVNIEKPVFRGSTVYAPSCCGCGGKEA
- a CDS encoding 2-oxoacid:acceptor oxidoreductase family protein produces the protein MNTKQTSIQFCGFGGQGIILSSVILGEAAVTREGIYAAQSQSYGSEARGGQCRSEVVLSKNPIGTPTNERNDILVAMSQAAYENHKHELKKGGILFVDSGLVPDLGEVDPSITVWKVPATETAIRLGSKMAGNMVMLGFIQEKTKLVSRENLLAAIQESVKKKFVEMNTTAFEEGIRMAQEDTGA
- a CDS encoding succinate--CoA ligase subunit beta; amino-acid sequence: MKLYEFQGKALFREAGIPVPRGAVLTAADRSGIFAPSAVKAQVLSGGRGKAGGVLLVSTLEEAEKAADTILSMELKGEPVRALLVEEKMNIRAEYYLAVTFDGESGTPLFMVSSSGGMDIESVAEHTPEKILKLPVDPLWGLTDYKLRAMADFLGYGNEKEFAAFARKVWNLFREKNAVLVEINPLVVTDSGLVALDSKIEIDDDARPRLKDLFEKNLAEQEALTGTEGEGDHGTITYVPLGGNVGLISDGAGTGMLTLDLIRDLGGEAADFCEMGGLTSPEVMYSAMDQVLSDKKDIKSLLVVLIGGFNRMDEMAEGITAYLRDHPVSIPLVVRLCGTMEEEGKAIMKEAGLPVCDDLRTAVADAVRFAAGGN
- a CDS encoding transketolase C-terminal domain-containing protein, yielding GYDYMQEGIEYAVAVEAPIVVVDVMRCRGENFATQSDIMQVRWAAAGDHEMIVLAPSTVQETFDFTVRAFNLAEEYRTPVVVISEMSLALMRERLEIPEASAVPVVNRKRTAKSPADYLPFHADTEYGVPEFAELGTGYRVIHSINPHDERGDIEWEPHAFERLYRRITGKVRENRTKISTIQRFGLDDANIALVAFGSEVRPAIDAMEMAREKGIKAGVMKLDAPWPFPEEAIRDLASTVGAVVTVEMNMGKYAGEIERAVCGKCRTARATKNLGTPHTPDEILSVIEEVRA